One Natranaerovirga hydrolytica genomic region harbors:
- a CDS encoding xanthine dehydrogenase family protein molybdopterin-binding subunit: MSQGISTAIKKLDHQFKTDGSIEYIADLKFDGMLYVKTLRSIKQRAFIKNINLPPIPEGYDVIDHNDIPGKNILKVIVDDNPILAKDQVNYIGEPILLVVGPKLDKVLEILEQINVIYEERAPILTIEKAEDGEVDPIYKNDNCFASYQYIKGDIQKAFNEANEIIEETFETGYQEHAYIEPQGMIGFYDEDKVTVYGSLQCPYYVKDALVQAFDCKEDKVRVVQATTGGAFGGKEDYPSLLACHAALAAYKTKKPVKLLLDRKEDMEVTTKRHPAQLVYKTALDKEGHITGMAVNIKLNGGAYAGLSSVVMQRSLICATGVYNIPNLKVEGKALATNTVPTGAFRGFGAPQSFFALEMHMEHIAKQLGMAPVDFKKQHMVTMGDKTSTNGSFRDPVLLPKMIEEVEKMSQYSQKYKAYQMQSSNKKKGIGMSVFLHGCGFTGSGERDHIKATVKLKKYFNGIVEILVSNVDMGQGLQTTLNKIVSTTLNIPIDKVIFSNPDTDRVPNSGPTVASRSLMIVGKLLERASIKLKETWIEGQKQEMTEHYQHPELIPWDEKNFQGDAYPTYSWGINVVEVAVSTLTGEIDLVGVWSVFDVGNAIDERIIRGQIEGGILQGIGYGSMEFMESQNGMIQQKSITDYIIPTAKDVVPIESKLIKNPYQDGPFGAKGAGELTLIGGAPALVTAIENAIGQSIHKTPVTPEHALEVLSNG; the protein is encoded by the coding sequence ATGAGTCAAGGGATCAGTACAGCCATCAAAAAGTTAGATCATCAATTTAAAACAGATGGTAGCATTGAATACATTGCAGACTTAAAGTTTGATGGCATGCTTTATGTTAAAACTTTAAGATCAATCAAACAAAGAGCGTTCATTAAAAATATAAATTTACCTCCTATACCTGAAGGGTATGATGTCATTGATCATAATGATATACCAGGAAAAAACATTTTAAAGGTTATTGTGGATGATAATCCAATTTTAGCAAAGGATCAAGTCAATTATATTGGAGAGCCAATTCTTTTGGTAGTAGGTCCGAAATTAGATAAAGTACTAGAAATCCTAGAGCAGATTAATGTGATATATGAAGAGAGAGCCCCCATTCTAACCATAGAAAAGGCTGAAGATGGTGAGGTAGATCCTATTTATAAGAATGATAATTGCTTTGCCAGTTATCAATATATTAAAGGAGATATTCAAAAAGCTTTTAATGAAGCCAATGAGATTATTGAAGAAACCTTTGAGACAGGTTATCAAGAACATGCTTATATTGAACCTCAAGGTATGATTGGGTTTTATGATGAAGATAAGGTAACGGTTTATGGCTCTTTGCAATGTCCGTACTATGTTAAAGACGCTTTGGTTCAAGCTTTTGATTGTAAAGAAGATAAAGTGAGAGTGGTTCAAGCGACAACAGGTGGTGCATTTGGTGGAAAAGAAGATTATCCTTCTTTATTAGCCTGTCATGCAGCTTTAGCGGCTTATAAAACCAAAAAACCTGTAAAACTATTATTAGACCGAAAAGAAGATATGGAAGTTACCACTAAAAGACATCCAGCCCAATTGGTTTATAAAACAGCCTTAGATAAAGAAGGTCATATAACAGGAATGGCGGTTAATATAAAATTAAATGGTGGCGCTTATGCGGGTTTGTCAAGTGTTGTTATGCAACGTTCTCTTATTTGTGCAACAGGTGTCTATAATATTCCTAATCTAAAAGTAGAAGGAAAAGCATTAGCCACAAACACAGTTCCAACAGGTGCATTTAGAGGATTTGGTGCACCTCAAAGTTTTTTTGCTTTAGAAATGCATATGGAACATATAGCCAAACAATTAGGGATGGCACCTGTAGACTTCAAGAAACAACATATGGTCACTATGGGAGATAAAACATCAACGAATGGTTCTTTTAGAGATCCTGTTTTGCTTCCCAAAATGATTGAAGAAGTAGAAAAGATGTCTCAATACAGTCAAAAATATAAAGCCTATCAAATGCAAAGCTCAAATAAGAAAAAAGGAATCGGTATGTCCGTATTCTTACATGGATGTGGTTTTACAGGTAGCGGTGAAAGAGATCATATTAAAGCAACAGTCAAGTTGAAAAAATATTTTAATGGCATAGTTGAAATATTAGTCTCTAATGTGGATATGGGTCAAGGGTTACAAACAACCTTAAATAAAATTGTATCCACTACATTGAATATTCCTATAGATAAAGTGATTTTTTCTAACCCAGATACAGATAGAGTGCCTAATTCAGGTCCAACCGTTGCTTCAAGATCATTAATGATTGTGGGTAAGTTATTAGAAAGAGCGTCTATAAAACTCAAAGAAACATGGATCGAAGGTCAAAAACAAGAAATGACGGAACATTATCAACATCCAGAGTTAATCCCTTGGGATGAAAAAAACTTTCAAGGAGATGCGTATCCAACGTACTCTTGGGGGATTAATGTGGTAGAGGTAGCAGTGAGTACATTAACTGGTGAAATTGACTTAGTTGGTGTTTGGTCGGTCTTTGATGTGGGTAATGCAATAGATGAACGTATTATAAGAGGTCAAATTGAAGGCGGTATCCTTCAAGGCATTGGCTACGGTTCTATGGAATTTATGGAATCTCAAAATGGAATGATTCAACAAAAGAGTATTACGGATTATATTATTCCAACAGCAAAAGATGTGGTGCCTATAGAAAGCAAACTCATTAAAAATCCTTATCAAGATGGTCCTTTTGGTGCGAAAGGAGCTGGGGAATTAACTTTGATTGGTGGGGCACCAGCATTGGTAACAGCTATAGAAAATGCAATTGGTCAATCCATCCATAAAACCCCTGTTACCCCAGAGCATGCGTTGGAGGTGTTAAGCAATGGATAA
- a CDS encoding (2Fe-2S)-binding protein: protein MDKMIPLKINGNTKKIMVHPSKRLIDVLRDDLGLMGVKEGCGEGECGACAVLIEGKLINSCLVAVESIKNAEIYTIEGYKMTKRYAMLDECFASAGAVQCGFCTPGMILAAEALLSSNAMPTESEVRDAISGNLCRCTGYNMIVEAILMASRKGGYLW from the coding sequence ATGGATAAAATGATTCCTTTAAAAATAAATGGCAATACAAAAAAAATAATGGTTCATCCGTCTAAAAGGTTAATTGACGTTCTAAGAGATGATTTAGGTCTAATGGGTGTTAAAGAAGGGTGTGGAGAAGGAGAATGTGGTGCTTGCGCAGTATTAATAGAGGGCAAACTGATTAATTCTTGTTTGGTTGCAGTAGAGTCTATTAAAAATGCTGAGATTTATACCATAGAAGGTTATAAAATGACTAAAAGATATGCAATGCTTGATGAGTGTTTTGCCAGCGCAGGAGCAGTACAATGTGGATTTTGTACACCGGGTATGATTTTAGCAGCAGAAGCTCTATTATCCTCTAACGCTATGCCAACAGAATCAGAGGTAAGAGATGCCATATCAGGCAATCTATGTCGATGTACAGGTTACAATATGATTGTAGAAGCCATCTTGATGGCTTCACGTAAGGGGGGATATTTATGGTAG
- a CDS encoding FAD binding domain-containing protein, translating into MVETYYPKTLSEALTIRNEKKTVLYTGGTDIMVRRKNATGLLPKFESDVLFLGHLKELQRIEVKENTLIIGAGVTYAQLLSHSKVPEVLKKAIKEIASKAIRNIGTLVGNIANASPAGDTLPVLYNYNAWLNIQSKKESQKVPINEWITGPGKTELKDNEMIVSVEMPLEDFNYVYYKKVGARKADAISKLSFVGLANIENNTIKDLRIAFGAVAPTVVRREEVEDVIRSRKLDQVKDLLETIEKLYSNHIKPIDDQRSSAKYRKEVSLRLLNDFLNNFEKQSS; encoded by the coding sequence ATGGTAGAGACTTATTATCCCAAAACGCTCAGTGAAGCATTAACAATAAGAAATGAAAAGAAAACCGTCTTATATACAGGTGGTACAGACATTATGGTTAGGAGAAAAAATGCTACTGGATTGTTACCTAAGTTTGAATCGGACGTTTTGTTTCTAGGGCACTTAAAAGAACTGCAAAGAATAGAAGTGAAAGAAAACACATTAATCATTGGAGCAGGCGTGACCTATGCACAATTATTGTCCCATTCAAAAGTACCAGAAGTTTTAAAAAAAGCCATAAAAGAAATTGCTTCAAAAGCCATAAGGAATATAGGGACTTTAGTAGGAAACATTGCCAACGCATCACCAGCAGGAGACACTTTGCCTGTTCTTTATAATTATAACGCTTGGCTTAATATACAGTCTAAAAAAGAAAGTCAAAAAGTGCCTATTAATGAGTGGATTACAGGGCCAGGAAAAACAGAGTTAAAGGATAATGAAATGATTGTATCTGTAGAAATGCCATTAGAAGACTTTAACTATGTGTATTATAAAAAAGTCGGTGCTAGAAAGGCAGATGCCATTTCAAAATTATCTTTTGTAGGGTTAGCCAACATTGAAAACAATACCATAAAAGACTTGCGAATTGCTTTTGGAGCAGTGGCACCAACAGTGGTAAGGCGTGAAGAAGTTGAAGACGTCATAAGAAGCAGGAAGTTAGATCAGGTTAAAGATTTGCTAGAAACCATTGAAAAATTATATAGCAATCATATTAAACCAATAGACGATCAGCGTTCTAGTGCAAAATATAGAAAAGAGGTATCGCTAAGGTTGTTAAATGATTTTCTAAACAATTTTGAAAAACAATCGTCGTAA
- a CDS encoding BMP family ABC transporter substrate-binding protein produces the protein MNKKLILLATAILVLALAVVGCSSESRDEPAATGGNEPVTPDIKEDEDEFIVGFIYVSPAGDGGWSTSHDNGRLMVERELGVKTIYRENVVEDQGVENVIREMIDEGANVIFATSYGYMDYVENISSEFPDVAFLHASGTTSTDNMNNYFGRIYQARYLTGIVAGLKTETNHIGYVGAYAIPEVIRGINAFTLGAQSVNSDVEVSVRWTNTWYDPATEKEAAIALLDEGVDIIAQHQDTAGPQQAAEERGVWSVGYHTDMTEVAPDAHMTAAIWDWGPYYVSQVESAMEGNWTPVNYWGGMEDGIVQISPLTNNAPDEAEDILEDIQTSIVEGSFKVFEGPIYNQEGELAVEEGTVLSDDELLSMFWFVQGVNGSID, from the coding sequence ATGAATAAAAAATTAATATTATTAGCAACAGCAATACTGGTATTGGCATTGGCAGTTGTAGGTTGTAGCAGTGAATCTAGGGATGAACCAGCAGCAACAGGTGGCAATGAACCGGTGACACCAGATATAAAAGAAGATGAGGATGAATTTATAGTGGGTTTTATTTATGTCAGTCCAGCAGGAGATGGCGGATGGAGTACATCTCATGACAATGGCCGTTTAATGGTTGAAAGAGAATTAGGCGTTAAAACCATTTATAGAGAAAATGTAGTAGAAGATCAAGGCGTTGAAAATGTTATTAGAGAAATGATTGACGAAGGTGCTAATGTTATTTTTGCAACAAGTTATGGGTACATGGATTATGTAGAAAATATTTCAAGTGAATTCCCAGATGTAGCCTTCTTACATGCTTCAGGAACAACTTCTACAGACAATATGAACAATTATTTTGGTAGAATCTATCAAGCAAGGTACCTTACAGGGATTGTAGCTGGTTTAAAAACAGAAACCAATCATATTGGTTATGTAGGTGCATATGCAATTCCAGAAGTTATCCGTGGCATTAACGCATTTACATTAGGGGCACAATCTGTTAATTCAGATGTGGAAGTTTCTGTTAGATGGACGAATACTTGGTATGATCCAGCCACAGAAAAAGAAGCAGCTATTGCTTTATTAGATGAAGGTGTCGACATCATTGCACAACATCAAGATACAGCTGGTCCCCAACAAGCAGCAGAAGAAAGAGGTGTTTGGTCTGTTGGATACCATACAGATATGACAGAAGTCGCACCAGATGCTCATATGACCGCAGCGATTTGGGATTGGGGTCCATATTATGTTAGTCAAGTTGAATCAGCAATGGAAGGCAACTGGACACCGGTTAATTACTGGGGCGGTATGGAAGATGGTATTGTTCAAATCTCTCCTTTAACCAATAATGCTCCAGATGAAGCTGAAGATATTCTTGAAGACATACAAACTTCTATTGTAGAGGGGTCATTTAAGGTATTTGAAGGACCCATTTATAATCAAGAGGGTGAGTTAGCAGTAGAAGAAGGTACTGTATTAAGCGATGATGAATTATTAAGTATGTTTTGGTTTGTACAAGGTGTAAATGGTAGCATAGATTAA
- a CDS encoding ABC transporter ATP-binding protein, producing the protein MSNHTIVDIIDITKTFGNVVANENVNLTLDKGEIHAILGENGAGKSTLMNMLSGIYTPDSGAICINNQQVRFKSPMDAISEGIGMIHQHFKLVNVFTALENIIAGQKGNFILDKKESKEKVKAIMEDIGLEMNLDKCIFDMSISEKQTIEIIKVLYRGGNILILDEPTAVLTPQETQKLFGLLRKMKKNGCTIVIITHKLNEVMEISDKVTVLRGGKTIKTVETQETTPKELTELMVGKAVTLEIERNEVRKKETLLEIENVTLTDANKVNVLKDINFTLNSGEILGIAGIAGSGQKELCEVLAGLIQVDEGSILYKGRALDDPSKEDIRIGFVPEDRLGMGLIPGMDIVDNLLLKDYKNDKGFILKKKSVIQKAKYLVEKLEIKCPDVEKYAVKILSGGNIQKVLIGREIDANPDVLITAYPVRGLDIGASFTIYDLLNKQKEQGVGIVFVGEDLDVLLGISDRILVLCEGQVMGIVDARSITKEAIGLLMAGSALEEVTKYA; encoded by the coding sequence ATGAGTAATCATACAATCGTAGATATTATAGATATTACCAAAACCTTTGGAAATGTTGTTGCCAATGAAAATGTTAATTTGACCTTAGATAAAGGTGAGATTCATGCGATCTTAGGTGAAAATGGCGCTGGAAAAAGTACATTAATGAATATGCTGTCAGGAATTTATACTCCTGACAGCGGCGCTATTTGTATTAACAATCAGCAAGTCAGATTTAAATCGCCTATGGATGCCATTTCAGAAGGTATTGGTATGATTCATCAACATTTTAAATTGGTCAATGTATTTACAGCATTAGAAAATATTATAGCAGGTCAAAAAGGCAACTTTATATTAGATAAAAAAGAATCCAAAGAAAAAGTAAAAGCCATTATGGAAGACATAGGCTTAGAGATGAATTTAGATAAGTGCATTTTTGATATGTCTATTAGTGAAAAACAAACCATTGAAATTATAAAAGTGTTATATAGAGGGGGCAATATTTTAATATTAGATGAACCAACAGCTGTTTTAACCCCACAAGAAACACAAAAATTATTTGGTCTACTTAGAAAAATGAAAAAAAATGGTTGTACCATTGTTATCATTACCCATAAGTTAAATGAAGTAATGGAGATTAGTGACAAAGTAACTGTTTTAAGGGGTGGAAAAACCATTAAAACGGTAGAAACTCAAGAGACAACACCTAAAGAATTAACGGAATTAATGGTAGGAAAAGCCGTCACCCTTGAAATAGAAAGAAATGAAGTTCGTAAAAAAGAAACCTTATTGGAAATCGAAAATGTTACATTAACGGATGCTAATAAAGTTAATGTTTTAAAAGATATAAACTTCACATTGAACAGTGGAGAAATACTTGGTATCGCAGGTATTGCAGGAAGTGGACAAAAAGAGTTATGCGAAGTTTTAGCAGGTCTGATTCAAGTAGATGAGGGAAGTATTTTATATAAAGGAAGAGCTCTTGACGACCCTTCTAAAGAAGACATCCGTATTGGTTTTGTTCCTGAAGATCGATTAGGTATGGGATTAATCCCTGGTATGGATATTGTAGATAATTTGTTATTAAAAGATTACAAAAATGATAAAGGCTTTATATTAAAGAAAAAATCGGTTATACAAAAGGCAAAATATTTGGTAGAAAAATTAGAAATTAAGTGTCCAGATGTTGAAAAATATGCTGTAAAAATACTATCGGGTGGTAACATTCAAAAAGTATTAATTGGAAGAGAAATTGATGCCAATCCTGATGTTTTAATAACAGCTTATCCAGTAAGAGGTTTAGATATTGGTGCATCATTTACCATATACGATTTACTCAATAAACAAAAGGAACAAGGAGTCGGTATCGTATTTGTAGGAGAAGACTTAGACGTGCTTTTAGGCATTTCTGATCGTATCTTGGTTTTATGTGAAGGTCAAGTGATGGGAATTGTAGACGCTAGATCCATTACAAAAGAAGCAATTGGTTTGCTAATGGCTGGATCAGCATTAGAGGAGGTGACAAAGTATGCTTAA